TAGCCGGCCGATCACGCCCTGGGCCGCTCCCGCGGCGGGTGGACGACGAAGCCCCACCTGGCGGTCGAGCAGGGACGCAAACCGCTGACCACGGTGGTAAAGCCCGGGCAGGCCGCCGACAGCCCCCAGTTCACCAACGTGCTCGGGCTAATCCGGGTACCACGCCGGTCGGGTCCGGGCTCGCCCGCGTAACCGACCGACCTCGGTGCTGGCCTGCGAGGCCTACTCCAGCCGCGCCAATCGGGCCGATCTGCGCCGGCGCGGGATCCCGGCGACCTTGCCGGTCAAGGCCGACCAGCAGGCCAACCGGCGGAAGAAGGGTCGGCCGGCGGGCGACCGCCAACGATGGATCCTGACCGGCTACCGGCAGCGGCAGGCCGCCGAGTGCGGCATCAACCTGCACAAGCAGCACCGCGGCTTCGCCACCCGCGACGACAAGCTCGCCGTCCGCTACGAGGCCACCGTGATGGTCAGCGACAGCGACACCTGGCTGCGCGACTTCCAAACAGGGCCTAGTGCTGGGTTTCTCGGAGCACCTGCTCCATCGCCGTCTAGGACCTCCTCGATGGCTCGCCGACTCTGGAATTCAACCGACAGAGGTCCCCTCACTTTGTCAGGTCGGCACTGGGGGCAGTCCCCTGCGCCTGCCATACGGCATGCTGTCAAGACATACGCAACGCGGTCTGATTGGCCGACTACAATCCCGAGTCTTTCTGTCGATGCGAGGTTGCCAGCACGAATCCACCGGCATTAGGAGATTGCAAGTGGCAAGCCACACCGACAATTGCCGGTCAGCACTCCAGGGCAGCCTGTACGGCCGAGAACTTGGCCTGAGACTCGATGAGTTCTTCCAACGGGTCGGAACCCGCAACAATACCGCAGCCGGCAAAGAGGCGTGCCGAGAAGCCATCCCGGCCGAACTCGGCACACCGCAGGGCCAATCCGAACTCGCCATCCCCCCGAGAGTCGAGCCAACCAACCGGACCTGCGTAGCGCCCGCGGTCCATTGCCTCAAGCTCCTTGATAAGCGTCCGCGCCGTCCCGGCAGGAGTTCCACAGACTGCTGCAGTGGGGTGAACTGAGCCGACGAGTTCAAGCAATCCGGCTTCGCGCGCAGAACCACTGCACCGTTGAATGCCGTGGACATCACTCGCCAAGTGGAGGACGTTTGGCAAGGTGAGCAGCTCGGGCCGACCCGGGGTCGTGATCGTCCGACAGTAGGGTTGTAGCGCACGGACAAGGGATTCGAGCGCCAGATCGTGCTCCGCCCGATTCTTCTCCGAGGCTAATAAGGAAGCGCCCAGTCCGATGTCCTCATTACCGGCACCTCGCCTTGAAGTGCCAGCCAGGACGCGCGCCCACAGTCGCCGCCCGGTTCGACGGAGCAACAGCTCGGGCGTCGCCCCTAACAGGCCGTCCACGGCGAAGGTCCAGCATAGGGGAAAGCGAGCGGCCAGTCGGCGCAGCACCCGTTGATGGCTGAGTGGTTCGTCCGCGGCCACGATCAGTTCACGGGCGAGGACCACCTTAGTCAATTCCCCGGTATCGATCCGCTTTAGTGCAGCGGCGACGGCCGTGCACCAGCTGGCCGGATCGAGCGCTCCGTCGGAGTAGCGCAGCACCGGCACTGACGATTTGTCTGCGTCGCCTGCGGTCGGGGCTGAGTGGAGATAGGCGCCATTAATCCCGGTGCACCAGCTCACGCCGCGCCTGCGGCCGACGACAACTTCGGGGACGACGAACACCGACGTCCCGGCCACGGGATCAAAAGCGATGCTCGCGAACAATACGGGGCCAGAGCCAGGCGTCACCACTTGGTCATCTATCACGGCGTCCGACGTGTATGACGCCCACCAGTCGGCCACCTCGGCCAGTGCGGCCGGACCTGAGACCTCCAGCCGAGCCGCCTCCCCCCAGCCCACCAGTCCCTCGCCGTGGCGCAACCAGCAGAGCGCCCCCTCGAGGGGCAGGACGGCGAGAAGGTCGGGCGAGTCCTCAACGGGCAGAGTGGTGATAGTTGCAGGAGCGGCGTTCACCACCCCTCGAATCCTACGGTTCGGCCGCAGGATCCAGAAGCGCTAGATGTGCGAGCGGGCTGGCGGGAGCACGCCTGCGGTCGAGGCTGGTTCAACTGTGAGGAGACATCCCCACTTGGTCCGGAAACCGTAGGGCCAGCCAGACCAGGAGGCCTCATGAGGACCGTGATGCGTCGGCCGCAGCCGGCACGCCCGCATCGCCGACCAGTCGCCCACACTGGCAGGCGCCTCAACCGCTCGGCACGGAACCGTGCACCTTGGTTAAGCGACGGCATCTACTGATGGCAGTCGCCGCTCAGGCCCAGCAGTTCCCTCAACGGTGACCCGAAGCTTGGTTGCTTGCGAGGTGGGCGGGTCCTGCCACTTCGGCCGAACGACAGGAGCACCACTGCGCCAGCTCGGAAACCCGCCCCGGCGGCCAGTGCACGTCGACATGAAGGAGTTGGCTAATGTCCCCGATGACAGTGGCTCTGCCAAGCTAGACCGCACCAGAAGCAAGGCCCGATAAGGCGTGCAGCACGTCAGGGGGCAGCCGCACAACAGACACGGCCGCTCGCACATCGGCTCGAGCTCCGTGCGCTTTCACCCTGGACGCCTAGACTGATCGTCAAGGGGAAGGATGCGCCCATCAGCTGTTTTGTCCCACTAATAGCATCGCGGCTTCGCCACCCGCTACGACAAGCCCACCGTCCGCTACGAGGTCACCGCCCAGATCACCAACATCAACATCTGGCTGCGACCTATGAAAAAGGTCCTAGCGGCTATGAAAGAGGCCCTAGCGGCGCAGCACCCGTACCTACATGATCCGCCGCTCTAGGCGCGTGGGCGTGCGCCGCAGGCTGCGGTTCGGCCGACTGGGTCGATCCAACATGCCGGCCTCGACGTGCTCGCGATAGCGGCCGGCCCGCCGCGCCGCAGTCCTCGTCGAGGTGTGAAACCGCGCGACCGCACGCCGCAGCGACCAGCCCTTTTCGACAACGCAGGGAACCAGCAAAGCTGGGCACGCGGAGACAGGGCGGCATTAGCGTGTGGCATGAGGAAGACCTCCTAAGAGCTTGTCTCATGTGGATGAGGTCTGACCTGGTCGGTGTTGCTCCCGCTCGTGGGGGAACGGATCGGACAGACGCTGGTGCCCGACGGCTGGTGGGAGATCGTTGAGCCGTTGATCCCGTCGCAGACCGAGCGCCCGCAGGGCGGCGGCACCCGGTACGTCGATGACCGGGCGGTGTTCACCGCGATCGTCTACGTGTTGACCACCGGCTGTGCCTGGCGGCACCTCCGGCCGAGTTCGAGGTGTCCCAGGCGACCGCGCACCGGCGGTTCGTCGCCTGGACCGAGGCCGGCCCGTGGCGGCGGCTGCACCGAGCGGTACTGGATCGCCTGGGTGACCAGGCGGCCATCGACTGGTCCCGCGTAGTGGTCGATGCGGCCAGCGTCCGGGCGAAAAGGGGGGCCCACGGACCGGCCCGAATCCGGTCGACCGCGGCAAACCCGGCTCCAAGCCGCACGTCCTCACCGACGCCGGCGGACTGCCGCTGGCCGTGGCGGTCAGTGCGGCCCACACCCACGACAGCCTCGCCCTGATCCCGCTGGTGCAGGCCCTCCCCGCCATCCGCTCCCGACGGGGCCCGCGGCCACGCCGGCCGGACAAGTTGCACGCCGACAAGGGATATGACTATCCGCATCTGCGCACCTGGCTGCGCCGCCGGCGGATCGCCCGCGCATCGCCCGCCGCGGCGTGGAGACCTCCACCCGGCTGGGCCGCCACCGCTGGGTCGTCGAGCGGTCCTTCGCGTGGCTGACCGGCTACCGCCGGCTGACCATCCGCTACGAACGCTCCGCCCGGCTGTTCACCGCATTCCTCACCCTGGCCGCCACCTTGACCTGCTACAAGAAGCTCGCCACGTGAGACAAGCTCCAACTAAGGAGCGAATCCTAGACAGCTCCGCACCTCACCCGGAGGTCTTCGTCATGTCACCGGACGCCGTCACCAGCGTCCGTGGTCGGTGCAATCAGCGGCTGCTCGCCCGCGCAGAAACTGCTATCCTTCATACTTTGTGACGGACACGTGCACTGCGCTCAGCACCGCCGAACCGGCGATGTGATCCACCAAGGTGCGAGATGTAAGCTCGTTGGCGCCGGCAGGGCCCAACAAGCCTTCACCATCACCTGAAGTGATTCGCCACCCGACAGAGCATCCGTGTGGAAGGCTCACTACCCCGGGTTTGATATCGTAAGACGATACAACTTGAACAACGATTTCCGCGGTATCCGAGGAGACTCGCGCCTTGTCACCGGACTTGAGGCCCCGCGCACAGGCGTCCGCTGGGTGCATGATGAGGCAACTTGATTCAAACTCGGACGCGCCCTCTCGGAAACTTGCGGTTCCGCTGTTCATCGAATTGCGTCGCCGCCTGCCGATTAACAGGAGCTCGCCGTTGCGCGGCTGACCCGCACGCCCGAGCGCATCCACCATGCGCTCGGCTTCGACCTTAATGGGTTCTGGTATTAAGCGCACCTTCACTCGTCGACGTCGCAGCATCGGAACCAGCGGCCCGAAGTCTACTCCATGGTCTTGCGCGCGTAAGACCGACAGATCGAGCGGCCGTCGCCAGAGTGCATTTCGAATTCCATATGGACCGACCAATAGAGCAGCATTGAGCATTTGGGTCGGACCCACGCGCCGGGTCACGGAAGCTAGGTTTCGATGAATGATGCGATGGAGCCCGCGTCGCCCCCTCGCCAGTTCGCTTTGCAACATAGACAGGATTTCCCAGTCAACGGGCCCCGGCGGTGGCTCGTCATAGGCCGGGAGGCTGTACTTCGCAGTATTGCGCAGAGCGGTGAGCGAGGTAATGAGAGGATACTGGTCTCGATACAACGAGGATATTGGTGGAAGGATATAGTGGGCCATGCTCGTCGTCTCGTTGATGAACGGGTCTACGCACGCGAGTAGCTGCAACTGCGGAAGAGCCTGACGAATTCTTGCGGAGTCGGGTACGCACTCTACCAGGTTGGCCCCGACCGTGATGAGTGCTCTGATCGCCCCATGTCCTTCGGCGAGGATCTCGTCGGCGAGCGTTGACATTGGTCGTTCCCCCCCGAACGAGGGAAAGGAGTGAATCCGTGAACGTACCCCGAAGTCACCTTGGTCTCGAGTCAGCCGGGAGATAGCAATCAAGTCGACGGCCGGTCGAGTGAACATCGCACCCCCGATCGAGTCTAGGTTCCCGGTGAGGGTGTTGAGCACGTTCACCAGCCAGCATGTAGCTGTTGCGAATGGCCCGTGTGCGACGCCAAGCCGGGCATAGCACACGGCTCGTTCGCGCGAAATGAGGTCATTGGCCAGTTCCTCGATCTGCTCTGCCGGAATATCGGTCAACGTCTCGACCGCTCTTGAATCCCAACGGTTCGACAAGAATCGCAGGAAGCGCAGATCCTCGTCCGTCACCCAATTGCCTGACGGCGCAAGTCCGTTCTGGATCAATGCGTGGATTAGTCCTAGCAGCAGGATGCCGTCACTGCCGGGACGAATCTGCAGATGCCTGTCCGCGATCCGTGCCGTCTCGGTTCTTCTGGGGTCGACGACCACAAGCCGGCCACCCCGGCGTTTAAGCTCCCTTAGTCGCCGCGGCATCCCTGGCGCTGAAAGAACACTTCCATTGGAAACAAGCGGATTGGCACCAATAATTATGAGCAGGTCCGTCCTATCGATGTCTGGCACAGGTAGAAGCAATTGGTTGCCAAACATCAGTCGAGAGGTGACGAGGTGGGGCAGGCCATCGAGTGAAGCGGCGGAGTATCTGTTTGCGGTGCCCATCGTCATGGTGAGCAGCCGGCCAATAAGGACAGTAGCGTAATCAAACGCGGTCGGATTGCCGAAGCAAATGGCAACCGAGTCCCTGCCGTGTTCACGCTGAATCGAAAGTACTTGCTGCCCAATCTGTCGCACCGCTTCGTCCCAGGTGAGCCCGATCCAAGCTGAACCGTGCTTCCGCAGTGGGCCGGGCAACCTGTCGGTGTCTTCGTCAAGGACTCGTCGCATCTTCTTACAGACGTATCCTGCGCTGAGTACGTCAGCTCGATCCCCGGATACGCGACAAGCCGCGCCATCCTTCACGTCGACGATCGTGCCGCAAGAGGCCTCACAGTAGTGGCAGGACCGAGTGACCTGTCGAGACGCCATGTCTTCTCCCAGTCGACGCGCCCTTCGGACGAGTCGACCACCCGCTGGCTTCGTGCAGTCGTGACCGCGAGGTGTCCCGGTGCACCGTCAGTCAGAAGGCGCCTAGGGCGCAAGCTCCTGGTCAACGGCCTTCCGTGTCACAGTGACTGGAGCCTACTCCTGGATGGGAGGAGTGCCCACGCCGAAGCTGAGCTGTATTAGGTCTGATGCGAGCGGAACGTCCTAGCCTTGAGAAGGCGGTGCAGCCAAAGCTCCGCCGTCACTTACTTGCCTTCCGCCGCTGATGTCACGTTGGCCGTCGAGTAGTGAGGTTGCCTCACCAGCTTTGATGGGCTGATCGGCGTTGTTGCTGATGACGGCTGGGTTCAGAAAGAGGGCCCGGGGCTCTCGAGGCAAAGATCGTCTCGCCAAAGCCTCTCCGCTTCCCCGGGAGCCCGCTGTGTCTCATCGTGCCAGCCTGGATGTGTCCGTACCGATGTTGAAGTCGGTGACCGGCTGGATCGTCCGCCGTCGGCGCCGTCCCGGTGCCCGGCCGGCGCAGCGGGCCGGCACGGTGCACACCCAGGTCGTGCTCGTGCTGCGCTGGCTGCGCCACCGCCTGGATGTGCGCACGCTGGCCGGCGAGGTCGGGCTCAGCATCGCCACCGCCTACCGCTATCTGCACGAGGCGCTCGAGGTGATCGCCGCCCACGCCCCGGACCTCGAGGCCGTCCTGGCCGGCGCGCACGCCGCCGGCCTGCTCTGGCCCGCGCCGCCGGCCACTCGCACGTCACCGTGGACGGCACGCGGATCCGGACCGACCGCTGCCACGTTCCCGGCCCGACCGCCCGGACCGACCGATCCGGCCGCCAGGTCGACCTGCGGTGGTCGGGCACGCCGCCCACGGCGGCAACGTACAGGTCATCGCCGCGCCCGACGGCTGGTCGATCTGGACCTCGGACGTCCGGCCCGGGCGTGAGCACGACACCACCGCCCTGCGCACCCATCCCGAGGCGGCTGCCGCTGTCGGCCGAGTGGATCGACGCCGAGCACGCCGTACTGGCCGATCCCGGCTACGAGGGCGAGCGCGCGGCACTGACCACGCCGATCAAGAAGACCTCCGACGCGCCGCTGACCGACGACGAGCGCACCGTCAACCTGCTGCACGCGGCCACCCGAGCTCCGGCCGAACGCGGCAACTCGCTGCTCTAGACCACCTTCAAGGCGCTGCGCCGGGTCACCCTCTGCCCCTGGCGCATCGGCGCGATCACCGCCGCCGCACTGGTGCTGCTCCACCAAGTGCACGGCCGCACCACATGATCAACTGATCACCGGAGCAGCTCCTGGGAATGGCTCACTAGCTGTACTGGCCAGAGACGTTGGTCGAGGGCGTGTGACGACACGATCTGACTGACCTTGTCCGGGAGGACCTCCGGACGTGGAGTGGAGCTGCTGAAGGCACCCACTGCACGACCCGGAGGTCCTCGTGTCCCACGCTAACGCCGCCCTGACCCCACGCCACCGACGCAGGCTCGGCCGCGCCGTGGTCGAAGACGGCTGGACGATCGGCCACGCCGCGGCGGTGTTCAACGTCTCCTGGCCCACCGCGAAGAAGTGGGCCGAGCGGTACCGGACCGGCGGGCCGGCGGCGATGGAAGACCGCAGCTCGCGGCCGCATCGCTGCCCGCGGCGCACACCTCGGCCGATCGTGCGCAAGATCGTGCACCTGCGCTGGAAGAAGCGGCTGGGCCCGGTGCAGATCGCCGACCGGCTCGGCCTGGCCGCCTCCACGGTGCACGCGGTCCTGGTCCGCTGCCGACTCAATCGGCTCTCCCACGTCGATCGCGCGACCGGGGAGCCGATCCGCCGCTACGAGCACGACACCCCCGGCGCCCTGCTGTACCTGGACGTGAAGAAGCTGGGCAACATCCCCGACGGCGGCGGCTGGCGCTACACCGGCCGCCAGCAGGGCCACCGCAACCGGGCCGCCACGGCCGGCAAGCCCCGCAGCAAGCATCACAACCCCGTCTAGGCACGGCGTTCGTGCACACCGTGCTCGACGACCACAGCCGGGTGGCCTACGCCGAGATCCACGATGACGAGACCGCCGCTACCGCCAGCGGCGTGCTGCGCCGCGCGGTGGCCTGGTTCGCCGCCCGCGGCGTCCCCGTGCAGCGGGTGCTGACCGACAACGGCTCGGCCTATCGCTCCCACGCGTGGCGGGATACCTGCGCCGAGCTGGGCATCACGCCCAAGCGGACCCGGCCCTACCGACCGCAGACCAACGGCAAGATCGAGCGCTTCCACCGCACCCTGGCCGACGGCTGGGCCTTCGCCCGGATGTTCCTCAGCGAGTCAGCCCGCCGCAAAGCCCTGCCGGCCTGGCTGCACGAGTACAACCATTGAACCGTCCCCGGTTCTGTAGCGGGGCGGTTATGCCGGCAGCGGTTGCTGCTCGGCGGTGATCGAACGGTAGTACTCCTGCTCGACCTCGACCGGGGGCCTGTGGTCGAGGGCGCTGTGCAGGCGGGTGGTGTTGAACCAGTGCACCCACGACAACGTCGCCAGCTCGAGATCGTCGACGCTGCGCCAGGGCCCGTCGCGGCGGGTGCACTCGGTCTTGTACAGGCCGATCAGGCTCTCGGCCTGGGCGTTGTCGTAGGAGTCCCCGACGCTGCCGATCGAGGCGAGCGCACCGGCGTCGGCCAGTCGGTCCTGATACCGAATGGCCGTGTACTGCCTGGGCTCAATCGGTCGTTACAACACCCGCTTGGTGGAGCAACCGTAGTTGCTCGTCTAGGACCTCGGCCGGGGTCTTCCAGTCGAGGACCTTGCGGGGCCTGCTGTTGACCGCGGCCTGGACGGCGAGCAGGTCCTCGAGGTTCCAGCGGGAGAGGTCGGTGCCCTTGGGGAAGTACTGGCGCAGCAGGCCGTTGGTGTTCTCGTTCGTGCCGCGCTGCCAGGGTGAGTGCGGGTCGGCGAAGTAGACGGCGATGCCGGTGTCGACCTTGAATTGTGCGTGCGCGGAGAGCTCCTTGCCGCGGTCCCAGGTCAGTGAGCGGAGCAGCTCGGCGGGCATCGTGGCCATCGTGGCCTGCAACGCGTCCTTCATCGCGACGGCGCCATAGCCGCCGAGGGCAGGTCCGTTCTTGACCGGCGGGACAGTGCCGTAGCCCTCCAGACGCGGCAGGTGAACCAGCAGCGTGTAGCGGCTGGTCCGCTCGACCACAGTGCCGATGGCGGACCGGTTCAGCCCGATCATCAGGTCGCCCTCCTAGTGCCCGGGGACCGCGCGGTCCTCGGCTTCGGCCGGCCGCTCGCTGAGCACGACCTCGGCGGT
This region of Geodermatophilus bullaregiensis genomic DNA includes:
- a CDS encoding isochorismate synthase, with the protein product MVNAAPATITTLPVEDSPDLLAVLPLEGALCWLRHGEGLVGWGEAARLEVSGPAALAEVADWWASYTSDAVIDDQVVTPGSGPVLFASIAFDPVAGTSVFVVPEVVVGRRRGVSWCTGINGAYLHSAPTAGDADKSSVPVLRYSDGALDPASWCTAVAAALKRIDTGELTKVVLARELIVAADEPLSHQRVLRRLAARFPLCWTFAVDGLLGATPELLLRRTGRRLWARVLAGTSRRGAGNEDIGLGASLLASEKNRAEHDLALESLVRALQPYCRTITTPGRPELLTLPNVLHLASDVHGIQRCSGSAREAGLLELVGSVHPTAAVCGTPAGTARTLIKELEAMDRGRYAGPVGWLDSRGDGEFGLALRCAEFGRDGFSARLFAGCGIVAGSDPLEELIESQAKFSAVQAALEC
- a CDS encoding molybdopterin-dependent oxidoreductase, whose protein sequence is MASRQVTRSCHYCEASCGTIVDVKDGAACRVSGDRADVLSAGYVCKKMRRVLDEDTDRLPGPLRKHGSAWIGLTWDEAVRQIGQQVLSIQREHGRDSVAICFGNPTAFDYATVLIGRLLTMTMGTANRYSAASLDGLPHLVTSRLMFGNQLLLPVPDIDRTDLLIIIGANPLVSNGSVLSAPGMPRRLRELKRRGGRLVVVDPRRTETARIADRHLQIRPGSDGILLLGLIHALIQNGLAPSGNWVTDEDLRFLRFLSNRWDSRAVETLTDIPAEQIEELANDLISRERAVCYARLGVAHGPFATATCWLVNVLNTLTGNLDSIGGAMFTRPAVDLIAISRLTRDQGDFGVRSRIHSFPSFGGERPMSTLADEILAEGHGAIRALITVGANLVECVPDSARIRQALPQLQLLACVDPFINETTSMAHYILPPISSLYRDQYPLITSLTALRNTAKYSLPAYDEPPPGPVDWEILSMLQSELARGRRGLHRIIHRNLASVTRRVGPTQMLNAALLVGPYGIRNALWRRPLDLSVLRAQDHGVDFGPLVPMLRRRRVKVRLIPEPIKVEAERMVDALGRAGQPRNGELLLIGRRRRNSMNSGTASFREGASEFESSCLIMHPADACARGLKSGDKARVSSDTAEIVVQVVSSYDIKPGVVSLPHGCSVGWRITSGDGEGLLGPAGANELTSRTLVDHIAGSAVLSAVHVSVTKYEG